TGGGCAAATTACCATAACACGACCATTACGACGAATAACTTTACAGTATTCGCAAATTGGTTTGACCGATGGTCTTACTTTCATTTCTTATCCCTCCAAGTTTTTCGATTATTTAAAGCGGTAAGTGATACGTCCACGTGTCAAGTCATATGGACTCATTTCGACAGTAACACGATCTCCCGCTAAAATACGAATATAGTTTTTACGAATTTTACCAGAAACTGTTGCTAAAATCTGATGTCCATTTTCAAGTTCAACCGTAAACATTGCATTCGGCATTGTATCAACTACTTTGCCTTCAACTTCAATCACATCGTCTTTTGCCACGCAAAAGCACCTCCATAAATTTCGATTCGATGCCTCTAGACACAGAGACAACAATTATAAGTCAGACTATCTCAGTATAACAT
This window of the Streptococcus sp. 116-D4 genome carries:
- the rpmJ gene encoding 50S ribosomal protein L36 yields the protein MKVRPSVKPICEYCKVIRRNGRVMVICPANPKHKQRQG
- the infA gene encoding translation initiation factor IF-1, translated to MAKDDVIEVEGKVVDTMPNAMFTVELENGHQILATVSGKIRKNYIRILAGDRVTVEMSPYDLTRGRITYRFK